One region of Cryptosporidium parvum Iowa II chromosome 4, whole genome shotgun sequence genomic DNA includes:
- a CDS encoding ABC transporter, translating to MSNKFSSILSFIDNLFLNKIDKTVNYLFKNHQNDQEKNKDNSNYKCNLTTLKSKAIPFGYNIHSVKEDTITLEKVIKEKENQLGDKNWSGLDMYLSILKAFKEDYCRYVILTFLLIALDAFVKYKGILFIGALIGTRTAGSKETGLVASIFIFILKATFLLSDTHLKYYIMRVRARVIGAINGVSLLRLSNCDSNFCLYQNEDSEQLPKSKISRYQNVITVDSDFSENAISYSIRIFIFPIKIASTFAIAIKTFDDHSMKLLIFSLSTLFAGAIISLFISTLFKKPFIAHREKRIAETTNIIENSRSLNLTQDHFTSTFHKLLSESRRNEMLFGSFRKYFFTIEEIISRSMGYFCYGIISIYVWYNHFDTYKSIEMIIDSAILVPSFYTPLQELCYLIYYISEGNNALNRLAKLMQITRSKFPAKTSTSFEVIDKNENIILHADSMLFGANIPKKIEMKYGVPVIFSCNDISYNHLLTDLCRRVVFGVNGRDGIRIELERRDILGVNDQTIENSNNRSKLQKKREISNILADISNPVCYVPLDSWITDGMSLADIILNGRDYDQDSWERVIDICELRNDFVSWGISTYDMARSTIFSQVQFSRGQKVRLSLSRALYGIESKNDESNNNLQDGVPILILDSIFSSLDPPVCCSILEKLFNHENGLLKHVFSIMILDTQMLNFLPNNILESIIHVIPFKYGENRSFGVNIESPKSTTSVNTSSSIHSIINDFCFDTDFSKDLWELSTEEDEVLNLSSNSNGNESEIADSQTHIKYENRVDMGLNSLKCCEEKTEEFIELLPKKEVLGGSSENSYSTLFFYILKAANRFKYPKNWSITEKIQESSLEMILYLVLLLLHQFILLFGEKVLLGNLSLVSETGSKIGGIIGVDILYFTYFVCIFLAILSVIASGILEVYVGLRAANNLHNSFLLGYIGSKLSSCIRYIPVSFILNRISLDQLTIDYCTTKRVGQFVTAVNRVLATIYLSILASEYPIIQTILFSILFYIIYKYIFRYFIHSCRLLHNTYISEISLLVDTVRNICDGKECIRPQKLDRFYLENGYGQLQEIMRPIYIQSSLEAWLKIRLQVGIIIPLTFFNVFSSYFSNGSSKILIALMIATAFGSLSRIDEVVRYLMRLEKELVSVERMRKYLELIKDEYKMKNDLLENNNVKYDNNIKMNQNNNIILESAYGYHSNLSTENEKSQLDRSEVRGTLVKQVCCLNNINAIANKGEIIGIVGRSGSGKTSLLFLIAKSLKHKGKISHPISSNNNLLNSNHLVNCKLCRSNVDEEIMKIFLEDYNMMRHVAMLPVEVFFNENTTIRESVDPFENYSNDNIISALNICGVTNYLLERETMNNFNHKINFKNSFVGEKKPDESAPLLMGNDRLTIMNNYLNRKISELNLPMQIQRLLLFTHYFLKRNEISILLIDEPPVIYCNDNVNMNSTSNKKSTLITNIIFKYFSHSTTFIVAHDIRNLNGIKKFWYLHKGTLTIKKL from the coding sequence aTGTCAAATAAATTCAGCTCGATATTAAGTTTTATTGACAATCtatttctaaataaaattgaCAAAACTGTTAACTATTTATTTAAGAATCATCAAAATGATCAGgaaaaaaacaaagataatagtaattataAATGTAATTTAACTACTCTTAAATCTAAAGCTATCCCATTTGGATATAATATTCATTCAGTGAAGGAAGATACAATAACTTTGGagaaagtaataaaagaaaaggaaaatcAGCTTGGTGATAAGAACTGGTCAGGACTTGATATGTATTTAAGTATATTAAAAGCATTTAAAGAAGATTATTGTAGGTATGTTATATTGACATTTCTATTGATTGCTTTGGATGCTTTTGTTAAATACAAGGGAATTCTCTTTATAGGAGCTTTAATAGGTACTAGAACAGCTGGAAGCAAAGAAACTGGTCTGGTTGCGagtattttcatttttattctaAAAGCtacttttcttttatcTGACACTCATCTCAAGTATTATATTATGAGAGTTAGAGCAAGAGTAATTGGAGCTATTAATGGAGTTTCACTTTTAAGACTTTCAAATTGTGATTctaatttttgtttatatCAAAATGAAGATTCTGAACAACTTCCAAAGTCGAAGATTTCGAGATATCAAAATGTGATTACAGTTGACTCTgatttttcagaaaatgCTATCTCGTATTCAATTAGAATATTCATCTTTCCAATAAAAATTGCTTCCACTTTTGCAATTGCTATCAAAACTTTTGATGATCATTCcatgaaattattaatcttttCCTTATCAACTTTATTTGCTGGAGCtataatatctttatttattagtaCTCTCTTCAAAAAGCCATTTATTGCTCATAGGGAAAAGAGAATTGCTGAAActactaatattattgaaaattcaagGTCTTTAAATCTTACTCAAGACCATTTTACTTCCACTTTTCACAAACTTTTATCTGAATCCAGACGAAACGAAATGCTTTTTGGATCTTTCAGAAAATACTTTTTTactattgaagaaattatatcCAGGTCTATGGGATATTTCTGTTATGgaattatttctatttatGTATGGTATAACCACTTTGATACTTACAAAAGTATTGAAATGATCATTGACTCTGCAATTCTTGTCCCATCCTTTTACACCCCACTTCAGGAATTATGTTATCTTATATATTACATCTCAGAAGGAAATAATGCTCTTAATAGACTTGCAAAACTAATGCAAATTACAAGAAGCAaatttcccgccaaaactTCGACTTCTTTTGAAGTTATTGacaaaaatgaaaatattattttgcaTGCAGATTCTATGCTTTTTGGCGCCAACATTCCCAAAAAAATAGAGATGAAGTATGGAGTACCAGTAATATTTTCGTGTAATGATATATCTTATAATCATTTGTTAACTGATTTATGTAGGAGGGTGGTTTTTGGAGTTAATGGTAGGGATGGAATTAGGATTGAGTTAGAAAGAAGGGATATTTTAGGAGTAAATGATCAAACAATtgaaaatagtaataataggAGTAAATTGCAAAAGAAAAGAGAAATATCGAATATATTGGCAGACATTTCTAACCCAGTATGTTATGTTCCCTTGGATTCGTGGATTACAGATGGTATGAGTCTAGctgatattattttgaatggaAGAGATTATGACCAGGATTCATGGGAGAGAGTTATAGATATTTGTGAGCTAAGGAATGACTTTGTATCTTGGGGTATTTCAACTTATGATATGGCCAGAAGTACTATATTCTCACAAGTTCAATTCAGTAGAGGCCAAAAGGTTCGCCTTTCTCTTTCAAGAGCATTATATGGAATTGAATctaaaaatgatgaatcTAACAACAATCTTCAAGATGGTGTTCCAATTTTGATATtagattcaatatttagTAGTTTGGATCCTCCAGTTTGTTGTTCAATACTTGAGAAACTATTTAATCATGAAAATGGATTACTGAAACATGTATTTTCTATAATGATTTTGGATACTCAAATGCTTAATTTCCTtcctaataatattctggAATCTATAATACACGTAATACCATTCAAATATGGTGAAAATAGGAGTTTTGGTGTCAATATTGAATCACCAAAATCAACTACAAGTGTTAATACATCTTCCAGTATAcattctattattaatgatttctGCTTTGATACTGATTTTTCTAAAGATTTGTGGGAACTTTCTACTGAGGAGGATGAAGTCTTAAATTTAAGTAGTAATTCTAACGGTAATGAAAGTGAAATTGCTGATAGCCAAACTCATATAAAGTATGAAAATAGGGTGGATATGGGATTAAATAGTTTAAAATGTTGTGAGGAAAAAACtgaagaatttattgagcttcttccaaaaaaagaagtttTAGGTGGCTCTTCAGAAAACTCATACTctactttatttttctatatattGAAAGCTGCAAATAGATTTAAATATCCAAAAAATTGGTCAATTACTGAAAAGATTCAAGAATCATCATTAGAAATGATACTTTATTTGGTATTACTATTGCTTCAtcaattcattttattatttggagaAAAAGTACTATTAGGTAATTTATCACTAGTAAGTGAAACAGGAAGTAAAATTGGAGGAATTATAGGTGTtgatattctttatttcacatattttgtttgtatttttttggCAATACTATCAGTCATTGCAAGCGGTATTCTAGAAGTTTACGTTGGATTAAGAGCTGCGAATAATTTGcataattcatttttattaggATATATTGGATCAAAACTTTCTTCTTGTATCAGATATATACCAGTATCATTTATATTGAATAGAATCAGCTTGGACCAACTCACAATTGATTATTGTACAACTAAAAGGGTTGGACAATTTGTTACAGCAGTTAATAGAGTATTGGcaacaatatatttatctatATTAGCTTCAGAATATCCAATAATACAGACTATATTATTCTCAATACTTTtctatataatatataaatatatatttaggTATTTTATACATTCATGCAGATTATTACATAATACTTATATTTCAGAGATTTCATTATTAGTAGATACAGTTAGAAATATATGCGATGGAAAAGAATGTATAAGACCTCAGAAGTTGGACAGAttttatttagaaaatgGATATGGCCAGCTTCAAGAGATTATGAGAccaatatatattcaatctTCTCTGGAAGCTTGGCTAAAGATTAGACTTCAAgttggaattattattccattaacatttttcaatgtattttcatcatatttttcaaatggaagttcaaaaatattaatagctTTAATGATTGCTACTGCTTTTGGTTCTCTAAGCAGAATTGACGAGGTTGTGAGGTATTTAATGCGACTAGAAAAGGAATTAGTTTCTGTGGAAAGGATGAGAAAGTATTTGGAGCttattaaagatgaatACAAAATGAAGAATGATTTATTAGAAAACAATAATGTGAAATATGATAAcaatataaaaatgaaccaaaataataatataatattagagTCAGCATATGGTTatcattcaaatttatcaacGGAGAATGAGAAATCTCAATTAGATCGTTCAGAAGTTAGAGGAACATTGGTAAAACAAGTTTGttgtttaaataatataaatgcTATAGCAAATAAAGGAGAGATAATAGGAATAGTTGGACGATCAGGGTCTGGAAAAACTTCAttactatttttaataGCAAAATCTTTGAAACATAAAGGAAAAATAAGCCATCCAATttcttccaataataatttactaAACAGCAACCACTTAGTAAACTGCAAGTTATGTAGGAGTAATGTGGAtgaagaaataatgaagatatttttGGAAGATTATAATATGATGAGACATGTTGCAATGCTTCCTGTTGAGGTATTTTTTAATGAGAATACAACAATAAGAGAATCTGTTGACccatttgaaaattattcaaatgatAACATAATTTCTGCATTGAACATATGTGGTGTaactaattatttattagaaaGAGAAACcatgaataattttaacCATAAgataaatttcaaaaattcttttgtGGGAGAGAAAAAACCAGATGAAAGTGCACCTCTTTTAATGGGAAATGACAGACTTACCataatgaataattatttgaacaGGAAGATTAgtgaattaaatttaccAATGCAAATACAGAGgttgttattatttactCATTACTTCTTAAAGAGAAATGAAATAAGTATTTTACTGATTGATGAGCCACCGGTAATTTATTGTAATGATAATGTGAATATGAACTCTACTTCAAACAAGAAATCGACTTTgattacaaatattatttttaagtaTTTTAGCCATTCAACTACATTTATTGTTGCTCATGATATTAGAAATTTGAATGGAATTAAAAAGTTTTGGTATTTACATAAGGGAACCTTAACAATAAAAAagttataa
- a CDS encoding regulator of chromosome condensation, whose protein sequence is MGWKCTVCLVTNDEDAKVCVCCEYAREKDEEQQKQQSSGPIFNSSIFSSTDSSCPVFTFGAPVNNMNTNHQNSSCFVPTFGNNEKSPTTPIIVAEETPILQSVDIHQERKEEQKQYFDKFNNDFIEYQSFIKKVPNNNKVPLGTVWVWGSGECDQLGIKETLLDEDLCLKRPKRIEIISKYENIVDISSGALHNLILTEKGEVLSWGCNDDGALGRLSSKFKAKLEKLNKKSDNDKNRNKDEEDEEEDEEDDDEVENEDEEEPEDSEKYPNKIEFPLDMKYCQVKSIISGDCYSCCLTENGEVYLWGSYKDSGGYIGFPNFQLMSGSLVGYKQYNPIKVPIFGMKEDSSNKRNIGRKKIKLEKETSIKMVGKAKKIIGGENHTIVITEDMRIFAWGSTEFGQFGIKPVEDKMEKTKYLYPIEIDHDTLGFPNHLVIQDIYCGRASTFFVLKDVNKNILQVFACGRNGRNELGIFEKSSENGCENNNNEEDPIVFIPKKVNIADFDTECSKCKSTKPIKQIGGGQYYSALLNCCGEVFIWGMKDCCGLEGQLIKNGNEKILKERDIKVPTKIEHLKNIIKLGFGADSCFAIDANGILFVWGMNLTGQIGIKKLIDSEVVLNPQIMNPKTFLLDNDGFDSNFVLKVVGGSQHSMALIWNGSYSNKFMLEEEEEEEEEKEETERSLKRMNAKRFDKELDIEKEEEEQEEEQEEEQEEEEVEEEVEDEEEEEEKEKEEEEEKKRKNTKTLSRGGRAGKNDTAKTVIKKIEKSKFENGGVKTASKAKTKTKSEPKPKTEATSKTAKTKAKTEPKSTSKPVAKVKTTNSKTKAKTEPKTESKTKPKTSSSSSKAKTESNSIKTTSKAKTKVDSKTKATISKTKTKTEPKTKSKTEPKIEPKIKPKSSSTKSKAEPKTTKAASKTKAKTMTTTKTTKTKTTAKSKNDTSKSTTSCKKTTRCKTKE, encoded by the coding sequence ATGGGTTGGAAATGTACAGTATGTTTGGTAACAAATGATGAGGATGCAAAAGTATGTGTATGTTGTGAATATGCTAGGGAAAAGGATGAAGAACAACAAAAACAACAATCTTCAGGTCCAATCTTTAATTCAAgtatattttcatcaacaGATTCTTCTTGTCCAGTATTTACATTTGGAGCCCCAGTAAACAATATGAATAcaaatcatcaaaattcTAGTTGTTTTGTTCCAACTTTTggtaataatgaaaaatctCCAACAACTCCAATAATTGTAGCAGAGGAAACTCCAATTTTACAAAGTGTAGATATTCAtcaagaaagaaaagaagaacaAAAACAGTATTTTGATaagtttaataatgattttattgaatatcaatcatttattaaaaaagtaccaaataataataaggTACCTTTAGGTACTGTTTGGGTGTGGGGTTCAGGAGAATGTGATCAATTAGGGATAAAGGAAACTTTATTGGATGAGGATTTATGTTTAAAGAGACCAAAACGaatagaaattatttctaaatatgaaaatattgttgaTATCTCTTCTGGAGCTTTACATAATCTTATTTTGACAGAAAAAGGTGAAGTACTTTCTTGGGGGTGTAATGATGATGGAGCATTAGGACGTCTTTCATCAAAGTTTAAAGCTAAATTAGAGAAGCTTAATAAGAAGAGTGATAATGATaagaatagaaataaagatgaagaagatgaagaagaagatgaagaagatgatgatgaagtagaaaatgaagatgaagaagagcCTGAAGATAGTGAAAAGTATCCAAATAAGATAGAATTCCCATTAGATATGAAGTATTGTCAAGTAAAATCAATCATTAGTGGTGATTGTTATAGTTGTTGTTTGACAGAGAATGGAGAAGTATATTTGTGGGGATCATATAAGGATAGTGGAGGATATATAGGATTCCCAAACTTTCAATTAATGAGTGGAAGCTTAGTGGGTTATAAACAATATAATCCAATAAAAGTTCCAATATTTGGTATGAAAGAagattcttcaaataaaagaaatattggaagaaaaaagataaaattagaaaagGAAACAAGTATAAAAATGGTAGGAAAAGCTAAAAAGATTATTGGTGGAGAGAATCATACAATTGTTATAACTGAAGATATGAGAATATTTGCATGGGGAAGTACGGAATTTGGACAATTTGGCATAAAACCAGTAGAGGATAAAATGGAAAAGACAAAATACTTATATCCTATAGAAATAGATCATGACACTTTGGGATTTCCTAATCATTTGGTAATACAGGATATATATTGTGGAAGAGCTTCCACATTCtttgtattaaaagatGTTAATAAGAATATTCTTCAGGTATTTGCATGTGGTAGAAATGGTAGGAATGAATTGGGAATATTTGAGAAATCTTCAGAAAATGGATGtgagaataataataatgaggAGGATCCAATAGTTTTTATACCAAAAAAGGTGAATATAGCAGATTTTGATACAGAATGTAGTAAATGTAAGAGTACTAAACCAATTAAACAGATTGGAGGAGGACAATATTATTCagctttattaaattgttGTGGGGAAGTATTTATATGGGGAATGAAGGACTGTTGTGGTTTGGAGGGTCAGTTAATTAAGAATGGAAATGAGaagattttaaaagaaaggGATATCAAGGTACCTACAAAAATTGAACATCttaagaatattataaaattagGATTTGGAGCAGATAGCTGTTTTGCTATTGATGCGAatggaatattatttgtttggGGGATGAATTTGACAGGTCAGattggaattaaaaaacTGATTGATTCAGAAGTTGTTTTGAATCCACAAATTATGAATCCTAAGACTTTTCTATTAGATAATGATGGCTTTGATTCcaattttgttttaaaaGTTGTTGGTGGATCTCAACATTCTATGGCTTTGATATGGAACGGAtcttattcaaataagTTCATgcttgaagaagaagaagaggaagaagaagaaaaagaggaaACTGAGAGAAGTCTTAAAAGAATGAATGCAAAGAGGTTTGATAAGGAGCTGGATATAGagaaagaagaggaagagcAAGAGGAAGAGCAAGAGGAAGAGCAAGAGGAAGAGGAAGTGGAAGAGGAAGTggaagatgaagaagaagaggaagaaaaagaaaaggaagaagaagaagaaaaaaagagaaagaataCAAAGACTTTGTCCAGAGGAGGAAGAGCTGGAAAAAATGATACAGCAAAGACCGTTATAAAAAAGATTGAGAAGAGTAAATTTGAGAATGGTGGGGTCAAAACTGCCTCGAAAGCCAAAACAAAGACCAAATCCGAACCTAAACCCAAAACTGAGGCAACATCCAAGACAGCCAAAACTAAAGCTAAGACTGAGCCCAAGTCAACTTCTAAACCTGTTGCTAAGGTAAAAACAACCAACTCCAAAACTAAGGCAAAAACTGAACCTAAAACTGAATCTAAAACTAAACCTAAAACTTCctcatcttcttctaaaGCCAAAACTGAATCTAATTCCATCAAAACTACCTCCAAGGCCAAGACAAAAGTAGATTCAAAGACGAAGGCAACCATCTCTAAAACTAAAACCAAAACTGAACCCAAAACCAAATCCAAAACTGAACCCAAGATTGAACCCAAAATTAAACCCAAAAGCTCCTCTACTAAATCCAAGGCTGAACCCAAAACTACAAAAGCTGCCTCTAAAACCAAGGCCAAGACTATGACAACCACCAAAACTACCAAAACAAAAACTACTGctaaatcaaaaaatgataCATCTAAATCAACAACTAGTTGTAAAAAAACTACTAGATGTAAAACCAAAGAATAG
- a CDS encoding ring domain containing protein translates to MEDISIIECSKLYPALCFDLYGSPGFHNIYVGLLVIISGIWLVSRLAKIVEFYEMIRIIQEEGKVINIPSLGPYSNDLKKLIKSHISQIIRERCSISPINVKKLQVMNIMEESTLKTRLIPNSSSSSSPDESYSLEVSFKVDSFVPHSIQLFWGVDYFAAKELLIEERKVENELNTISNKMSRRMALGSSISMFDQLKLKEKNNENLEENKIEKNTNIGLEYNNNVNNSTRLFENMEIDHDEKERTDLNVPFDFSPSESMKSLANINPILYTTEISNRRYYNYFGNSHDRDYFDYHTNMSRRGIFNIGPRITRIVLKIKQILRDNIVVNTISNSLNYSTWNSSLLGNNAIILSRSIKRLFENAFFYNTISNINNNNNNNNNNNNINLGGFSLTKSSLLSSASVTTELLLDKYHYDQLKSKSGSNNKYNIDLKKIINQPSTNLDEIKYQILINKLNPMYITEKKYYEKGLSQDYSEKIKLTPEYLTSCNLNSPYYDTQEQEINSKDEHQVLNHGDYYEIQDKCNHKEIFWNSDIINFNKNNIDSSILKIKTENEENKEMPRIPLLILIRANIGVIEDESILTNNIIAINFDLIQDHYNIPYLMYKPIILKQAISNSHGILIEPYDTYGLEDDELDCLICMSNPKDVILLPCRHCISCESCLRSLRQDKCPLCRTTFSGFVVLPIKNS, encoded by the coding sequence atggaagATATATCAATAATAGAATGTTCAAAACTATATCCTGCATTATGTTTTGATTTATACGGTAGTCCAGGTTTTCATAATATATATGTGGGATTATTGGTAATTATTTCAGGAATATGGTTAGTAAGTAGATTAGCAAAGATAGTAGAATTTTATGAAATGATTAGAATAATACAAGAAGAAGGTAAGGTGATAAATATTCCATCATTGGGTCCATATTCAAatgatttgaaaaaattgataaagTCACATATTTCACAAATCATTAGAGAAAGATGTTCAATATCTCCAATAAATgtaaaaaaattacaagtAATGAATATCATGGAGGAATCAACATTAAAAACAAGGTTAATACcaaattcttcatcttcttcaagCCCAGATGAAAGTTATAGTTTAGAGGTATCATTTAAAGTTGATAGTTTTGTTCCTCATTCAATACAATTATTTTGGGGTGTTGATTATTTTGCAGCAAaggaattattaatagaagaaagaaaagtagaaaatgaattaaatactATTAGTAATAAAATGTCAAGAAGAATGGCATTAGGATCAAGTATATCAATGTTTGATcaattaaagttaaaagagaaaaataatgaaaatcttgaagaaaataagatCGAAAAAAACACAAATATTGGCttagaatataataataatgtaaataattcaactagattatttgaaaatatggAAATTGATCatgatgaaaaagaaagaactGATTTGAATGTACCGTTTGATTTTTCACCAAGCGAATCAATGAAAAGTCTAGCAAATATTAATCCAATATTATATACAAcagaaatatcaaatagaagatattataattattttggcAATAGTCATGATAGagattattttgattacCATACAAATATGTCAAGAAGaggaatatttaatataggACCAAGAATTACAAGAATTGTACTAAAAATAAAGCAAATATTAAGAGATAATATTGTTGTAAATACAATAagtaattcattaaattattcaacATGGAATAGTTCATTGCTTGGTAATAatgcaataatattgaGTAGGTCAATCAAaagattatttgaaaatgcaTTCTTTTATAATacaatttctaatattaacaataataataataataataataataataataatataaatcttGGAGGATTTTCTTTAACcaaatcatcattattatcttcaGCATCGGTTACAACAgagttattattagataaaTATCATTATGATCAACTTAAAAGTAAGAGTGGTAGTAATaacaaatataatattgatttaaaaaagataataaatcaacCAAGTACAAATTTGGATGAAATAAAGTATCagatattaattaataagttGAACCCAATGTACATAAcagaaaagaaatattatgaaAAAGGATTATCACAAGATTATTCTGAGAAAATTAAACTAACACCAGAATATTTAACTTCAtgtaatttaaattctccATATTATGATACTCAAGaacaagaaattaattctaaagATGAACATCAAGTATTAAATCATGGTGATTATTATGAGATTCAAGATAAGTGTAATCATAAGGAAATCTTTTGGAATagtgatattattaattttaataaaaataatattgattcttcaatattaaaaataaaaacagaaaatgaagaaaataaagaaatgcCAAGAATACcattattgatattaattcGTGCTAATATTGGAGtaattgaagatgaatcaatattaactaataatattattgcgataaattttgatttaattcaagatcATTATAATATTCCATATTTAATGTATaaaccaataatattaaaacaagCTATATCAAATTCTCATGGTATTTTAATTGAACCATATGATACATATGGAttagaagatgatgaattGGATTGTTTGATATGTATGTCAAATCCTAAAGatgtaatattattaccatGCAGACATTGTATTTCTTGTGAATCTTGTTTAAGATCTTTAAGACAAGATAAATGTCCATTATGTAGAACAACATTTTCTGGTTTTGTTGTTTTACCAATAAAGAATTCTTGA